A genomic region of Rhodococcus pyridinivorans contains the following coding sequences:
- the mftG gene encoding mycofactocin dehydrogenase MftG, protein MIPAHADVVIVGGGSCGCVLAAGLSDDPDRTVLLLEEGTAFGSASAVPREIRDAAVLPVGPESPWTADFPGRLTSDVQATVTRGRVLGGSGAVNGAYFVRARPDDFASWPASWSYEEVLPSFRAVETDTDVPGDLHGSSGPIPVARVPRERMHPLSRAFVDASESAGFAPVADLNAPGPDGVGAVPSNMRDGTRVGPFLAYLAPVLDRPNLTVAGGVSATRVVMTGGRAVGVEIAGPDGPRTISAGHVIVAAGAVRSPQLLMLSGIGPADELRRLGVDPLHDLPGVGRDFSDHPEFAVPYRFRPGLPSHTLLLETVLHTENLELRPYTAAFGAAIPGSGVADPVLGVVLTRPRSRGRIVLDERDPRRPPLLDYRYLTDPADRQALEEGVRLAADLLAATTGVVEAGSVDARGGRLGTSLHLSGTCRMGDDEHAVVDEWCRVRGIEGLSVVDTSVFPQVPSRGPHATAVMLAHRIAATARDALPHTV, encoded by the coding sequence ATGATCCCGGCGCACGCCGATGTGGTGATCGTCGGCGGGGGAAGTTGTGGCTGCGTTCTCGCCGCCGGGCTCAGCGACGATCCGGACCGCACCGTGCTGCTGCTCGAGGAGGGCACGGCGTTCGGGTCGGCGTCCGCTGTTCCGCGCGAGATCCGTGACGCTGCCGTCCTTCCGGTTGGTCCGGAGAGCCCGTGGACGGCGGACTTTCCCGGACGGTTGACCTCGGACGTCCAGGCGACCGTGACGCGGGGCCGGGTGCTCGGGGGCTCCGGCGCGGTCAACGGCGCGTACTTCGTGCGTGCGCGGCCGGACGACTTCGCGTCGTGGCCCGCCTCGTGGTCGTACGAGGAGGTGCTGCCGTCCTTCCGGGCCGTCGAGACCGACACGGATGTCCCCGGCGACCTGCACGGAAGTTCCGGCCCGATACCGGTCGCCAGGGTGCCGCGCGAACGGATGCATCCGCTCTCGCGTGCCTTCGTCGACGCCTCCGAAAGTGCGGGATTCGCACCGGTCGCCGACCTCAACGCTCCCGGACCCGACGGGGTGGGTGCGGTTCCGTCGAACATGCGCGACGGCACGAGAGTGGGTCCGTTCCTCGCGTACCTGGCACCCGTCCTGGACCGGCCGAATCTGACGGTCGCCGGCGGGGTGAGCGCGACCCGAGTCGTGATGACGGGCGGTCGCGCGGTGGGTGTCGAGATCGCCGGACCCGACGGACCACGAACTATCTCGGCCGGACACGTGATCGTCGCCGCAGGCGCAGTGAGGTCCCCGCAGTTGCTGATGCTCTCCGGGATCGGACCGGCCGACGAACTGCGCCGGCTCGGCGTCGATCCGCTGCACGACCTTCCCGGGGTGGGCCGCGATTTCTCCGACCATCCGGAGTTCGCCGTCCCGTACCGATTCCGCCCGGGCCTCCCGTCGCACACGCTGCTGCTCGAGACGGTCCTGCACACCGAGAACCTCGAACTGCGCCCGTACACCGCGGCATTCGGTGCGGCGATCCCCGGCAGCGGTGTCGCCGATCCGGTGCTCGGCGTCGTCCTGACGCGCCCACGCAGTCGCGGACGCATCGTGCTCGACGAACGTGACCCGCGACGTCCACCTCTGCTCGACTATCGATACCTGACCGACCCGGCCGACCGGCAAGCTCTGGAGGAGGGTGTCCGGCTCGCCGCCGACCTCCTCGCCGCGACCACCGGCGTCGTCGAGGCCGGCAGCGTGGACGCGCGCGGCGGCAGGCTCGGAACGTCCCTGCACCTGTCCGGCACGTGCCGGATGGGCGACGACGAGCACGCCGTGGTCGACGAGTGGTGCCGCGTGCGCGGGATCGAGGGGTTGAGCGTCGTCGACACCTCGGTGTTTCCGCAGGTCCCCAGCCGTGGGCCGCACGCCACCGCGGTGATGCTCGCCCACCGCATCGCCGCGACCGCGAGGGATGCCCTGCCCCACACGGTGTGA
- a CDS encoding GAF domain-containing protein: MTDRGIATTNPWVALDPGADVAAHARAVLRAHGTFVSARGKDRLDGVRSVVRDSWSRSLQRGIDPDVVEQPALLSGHDLEEYRAGHPMSLIRPVVRKLLVEDADDSGLLVAITDGQGRLLWVEGDHAARDRALSMSFVEGADWSEDRVGTNAPGTALAVDHSVQIFGAEHFNRTVHEWSCSAAPVHDPTSGRVLGAIDITGGHRVAAPEVLQLVRATVAAAEAELRLHALSGRPLFPSATPRIETIGAGRPALHRGGERVGLSRRHAEILLILADHPEGLSSDRLAMLLDENELDSVTIRAEMSRLRKVLGAEHLGSRPYRLLTTLDTDVADVRRALDRGDVASAVRLCTGEILPGSVAPGIEEIRDELRSGVRAALLRCGEEHLLAQWTASVHGREDITAWAAYRASIDPRSPRFAQVDATLTRLDRQLAT, from the coding sequence ATGACGGATCGTGGAATCGCGACGACCAACCCCTGGGTGGCACTCGACCCGGGAGCGGACGTGGCCGCGCACGCACGTGCGGTACTGCGCGCGCACGGCACGTTCGTCTCCGCCCGCGGCAAGGATCGGCTCGACGGGGTGCGCTCGGTGGTCCGCGACTCGTGGAGCCGGAGCCTGCAGCGCGGCATCGATCCCGACGTCGTCGAACAACCCGCACTGCTCTCCGGGCACGACCTCGAGGAGTACCGCGCCGGCCACCCCATGTCGCTGATCCGCCCGGTGGTGCGCAAGCTCCTCGTCGAGGACGCCGACGACAGTGGACTGCTCGTCGCCATCACCGACGGACAGGGACGGCTGCTGTGGGTCGAGGGCGATCACGCCGCGCGCGACCGCGCCCTGTCGATGAGCTTCGTCGAAGGGGCCGACTGGAGTGAGGACCGCGTCGGCACGAACGCTCCGGGAACGGCTCTCGCCGTGGATCATTCGGTGCAGATCTTCGGCGCCGAGCATTTCAACCGCACGGTGCACGAATGGAGTTGTTCGGCCGCTCCCGTGCACGACCCCACCAGCGGCCGGGTCCTCGGTGCCATCGACATCACCGGTGGGCACCGCGTCGCCGCGCCCGAGGTCCTGCAACTCGTCCGCGCGACGGTCGCGGCGGCGGAGGCCGAACTGCGGTTGCATGCCCTGAGCGGCCGCCCGTTGTTCCCGTCGGCGACGCCGCGCATCGAGACGATCGGCGCCGGGCGGCCCGCCCTGCACCGCGGAGGCGAACGCGTCGGCCTGTCCCGCCGGCACGCCGAGATCCTGCTGATCCTCGCCGATCACCCCGAAGGCCTGAGCTCCGACAGGCTCGCGATGCTGCTCGACGAGAACGAACTCGACTCGGTGACCATCCGCGCCGAGATGTCGCGCCTGCGCAAGGTGCTCGGGGCCGAACACCTCGGATCGCGGCCCTACCGGCTGCTCACCACGCTCGACACCGATGTCGCGGACGTGCGCCGCGCACTCGACCGCGGCGACGTGGCCTCGGCGGTCCGCCTCTGTACCGGGGAGATCCTGCCCGGATCGGTGGCGCCGGGCATCGAGGAGATCCGCGACGAACTCCGCTCGGGCGTGCGGGCGGCGCTGTTGCGCTGCGGCGAGGAGCATCTGCTCGCGCAATGGACCGCGTCCGTCCACGGCCGCGAGGACATCACCGCCTGGGCGGCCTACCGGGCATCGATCGATCCCCGTTCGCCCCGCTTCGCGCAGGTCGACGCCACATTGACCCGATTGGACAGGCAGCTCGCAACGTAG
- the adh gene encoding aldehyde dehydrogenase, protein MTVYARPGSPDAHMSFQSRYDNWIGGQWVPPVKGEYFENVTPVTGQVFTEVARGTEEDIELALDAAHAAAPAWGKTSPAERAVILNKIADRIEENLESIALAESWDNGKPIRETLNADIPLAIDHFRYFAGAIRAQEGSISEINSETVAYHFHEPLGVVGQIIPWNFPILMAVWKLAPALAAGNAVVLKPAEQTPASILHLISIIGDLLPPGVVNIVNGFGVEAGKPLASSPRIRKIAFTGETTTGRLIMQYASQNLIPVTLELGGKSPNIFFSDVLSANDDYQDKALEGFTMFALNQGEVCTCPSRALIQQDIFDDFLSLAAVRTKAVRQGDPLDTDTMIGAQASNDQLEKILSYIEIGKSEGAKVITGGERADLGGDLSGGYYVQPTIFQGNNKMRIFQEEIFGPVVSVTSFSDFDDAISIANDTLYGLGAGVWSRDGGVAYRAGRAIQAGRVWTNTYHQYPAHAAFGGYKQSGIGRENHHMMLDHYQQTKNLLVSYAPKAQGFF, encoded by the coding sequence ATGACCGTGTACGCCCGCCCCGGTTCGCCCGACGCCCACATGTCCTTCCAGTCCCGGTACGACAACTGGATCGGCGGCCAGTGGGTGCCCCCGGTGAAGGGGGAGTACTTCGAGAACGTCACCCCCGTCACCGGCCAGGTGTTCACCGAGGTCGCTCGCGGCACCGAGGAAGACATCGAACTCGCGCTCGACGCAGCCCACGCCGCCGCGCCGGCCTGGGGGAAGACCTCGCCCGCCGAACGCGCTGTGATCCTCAACAAGATCGCCGACCGCATCGAGGAGAACCTCGAGTCGATCGCCCTCGCCGAGTCGTGGGACAACGGCAAGCCCATCCGCGAGACCCTCAACGCCGACATCCCGCTCGCGATCGACCACTTCCGCTACTTCGCGGGAGCCATCCGCGCGCAGGAGGGTTCGATCTCCGAGATCAACTCCGAGACGGTCGCCTACCACTTCCACGAGCCGCTCGGCGTCGTCGGCCAGATCATCCCGTGGAACTTCCCGATCCTCATGGCCGTGTGGAAGCTCGCGCCGGCCCTGGCCGCCGGCAACGCGGTGGTCCTCAAGCCCGCCGAGCAGACACCGGCGTCGATCCTGCACCTGATCTCGATCATCGGCGACCTGCTGCCGCCCGGCGTGGTCAACATCGTCAACGGTTTCGGTGTGGAGGCGGGCAAGCCGCTCGCGTCGAGCCCGCGCATCCGCAAGATCGCGTTCACCGGTGAGACCACCACCGGCCGGCTGATCATGCAGTACGCCTCGCAGAACCTGATCCCGGTCACCCTCGAACTCGGTGGCAAGAGCCCGAACATCTTCTTCTCCGACGTGCTGTCGGCGAACGACGACTACCAGGACAAGGCGCTCGAAGGCTTCACGATGTTCGCCCTCAACCAGGGTGAGGTGTGCACGTGCCCGTCGCGTGCGCTGATCCAGCAGGACATCTTCGACGACTTCCTCTCGCTCGCCGCGGTCCGCACCAAGGCCGTCCGCCAGGGCGATCCGCTCGACACCGACACGATGATCGGCGCTCAGGCCTCGAACGACCAGCTCGAGAAGATCCTGTCGTACATCGAGATCGGCAAGAGCGAGGGTGCCAAGGTCATCACCGGTGGTGAGCGCGCCGATCTCGGCGGCGACCTCTCGGGCGGCTACTACGTGCAGCCGACGATCTTCCAGGGCAACAACAAGATGCGCATCTTCCAGGAGGAGATCTTCGGCCCGGTCGTGTCCGTGACGTCCTTCAGCGATTTCGACGATGCGATCTCGATCGCCAACGACACCCTCTACGGTCTCGGTGCCGGTGTGTGGTCCCGCGACGGTGGCGTCGCCTACCGTGCCGGTCGCGCCATCCAGGCCGGCCGGGTGTGGACGAACACCTACCACCAGTACCCCGCGCACGCGGCCTTCGGTGGTTACAAGCAGTCCGGCATCGGCCGCGAGAACCACCACATGATGCTCGACCACTACCAGCAGACGAAGAACCTCCTGGTGTCCTACGCCCCCAAGGCACAGGGCTTCTTCTGA
- a CDS encoding DUF779 domain-containing protein, translating to MTVPRIVATVDAVALLRRLAQRNGPLMMHQSGGCCDGSAPMCYPDGDFVVGDCDVLLGVLDLRLGAGETRSDPPVGADAVPVWISGSQFEAWKHTCLVLDVVPGRGSGFSLESPEGVRFLSRGRAFTSDEMALLEAHRPLTGRDREAGVEPAVSDVPTVVAEAADACPVPGLSP from the coding sequence GTGACCGTCCCGCGAATCGTGGCGACCGTCGATGCCGTCGCCCTGCTGCGCCGCCTCGCGCAGCGCAACGGACCGCTCATGATGCATCAGTCCGGCGGATGCTGCGACGGCTCCGCGCCGATGTGTTATCCCGACGGCGATTTCGTCGTCGGCGACTGCGACGTGCTCCTCGGAGTCCTCGACCTGCGCCTCGGGGCAGGGGAGACCCGCTCCGATCCGCCGGTCGGCGCGGACGCCGTGCCGGTGTGGATCTCCGGTTCGCAGTTCGAGGCGTGGAAGCACACCTGTCTCGTCCTCGACGTGGTGCCCGGGCGCGGCTCCGGGTTCAGCCTCGAGAGTCCGGAGGGGGTGCGGTTCCTCAGCAGGGGGCGCGCGTTCACTTCCGACGAAATGGCTCTCCTGGAAGCCCACCGGCCACTCACCGGGCGGGACCGGGAGGCCGGCGTGGAGCCCGCCGTGTCCGATGTGCCCACCGTGGTCGCCGAGGCCGCCGACGCGTGCCCGGTACCCGGCCTGTCCCCGTGA